Proteins encoded within one genomic window of Deinococcus grandis:
- a CDS encoding anhydro-N-acetylmuramic acid kinase, whose protein sequence is MTAPRVLGLMSGTSADGIDAALLELPGWPALGGGAPLKLPGGAPRGRVVAHTFTPYPPDLRAAVLRAMRDEGTPGELTQLHWALGEAFAQAAAPLARDADLIASHGQTVQHHPRPDAARGWHRPATLQLGEAALIAQATGRAVVSDFRPADLAAGGVGAPLVPFADWALFSQPGVTRLLLNLGGIANLTLLPGTDPARVQAFDTGPANCLLDEIAARAGLPCDEGGALARAGQVHEPTLRAWLAHPELTAPPPKATGREVWTLPRLPAPAPLSTEDLAATATEFTARTVTAALRWLPAAPHEVIVAGGGARNPALRAALTRTLAPAPLITFADLGWDARGFTDATREAAAFAFLGYAHAQGWPSTLPHTTGAAHAARTGKWSPAPGAS, encoded by the coding sequence GTGACCGCCCCGCGCGTGCTGGGCCTGATGAGCGGCACCAGCGCCGACGGCATCGACGCGGCCCTGCTGGAACTGCCCGGCTGGCCGGCGCTGGGCGGGGGCGCGCCCCTGAAGCTGCCCGGCGGCGCGCCCCGCGGCCGGGTGGTGGCGCACACCTTCACGCCGTACCCGCCGGACCTGCGCGCCGCCGTGCTGCGCGCCATGCGGGACGAGGGCACGCCGGGCGAACTGACCCAGCTGCACTGGGCACTGGGTGAGGCCTTCGCGCAGGCGGCCGCGCCGCTGGCCCGCGACGCCGACCTGATCGCCAGTCACGGCCAGACCGTACAGCACCACCCCCGGCCGGACGCGGCGCGCGGCTGGCACCGCCCCGCCACGCTGCAACTGGGCGAGGCGGCCCTGATCGCGCAGGCCACCGGCCGGGCGGTCGTGAGCGACTTCCGCCCGGCCGACCTGGCCGCCGGGGGGGTGGGGGCGCCGCTGGTGCCGTTCGCGGACTGGGCGCTGTTCTCGCAGCCCGGCGTGACCCGGCTGCTGCTGAACCTGGGCGGGATCGCCAACCTGACCCTGCTGCCCGGCACCGATCCGGCGCGCGTGCAGGCCTTCGACACCGGCCCCGCCAACTGCCTGCTGGACGAGATCGCCGCCCGGGCGGGCCTCCCCTGCGACGAGGGCGGCGCGCTGGCCCGCGCGGGCCAGGTGCATGAACCCACCCTGCGCGCGTGGCTGGCCCACCCGGAACTCACCGCGCCCCCACCGAAAGCCACCGGGCGGGAGGTCTGGACGCTGCCGCGCCTGCCCGCCCCCGCCCCCCTGAGCACCGAGGATCTCGCCGCCACCGCCACCGAGTTCACGGCCCGGACGGTCACCGCCGCACTGCGCTGGCTGCCCGCCGCCCCGCATGAGGTGATCGTGGCGGGCGGCGGGGCGCGGAACCCGGCGCTGCGCGCGGCTCTGACGCGCACCCTGGCCCCGGCCCCGCTGATCACGTTCGCGGACCTGGGCTGGGACGCCCGGGGCTTCACCGACGCCACCCGCGAGGCGGCCGCCTTCGCGTTCCTGGGCTACGCGCACGCGCAGGGCTGGCCCAGCACCCTCCCCCACACGACCGGAGCGGCGCACGCCGCCCGCACCGGCAAGTGGAGCCCTGCTCCCGGAGCGTCATGA
- the murQ gene encoding N-acetylmuramic acid 6-phosphate etherase, with protein MTHPTNPDARLPNPGLPDPHLPGPASLRTEAVNAAHPDLDQLGTADLVQALLDDQRHAVDAARRAGPALGSAADAALPRLRRGGRLLYAGAGTSGRLGVLDATELTPTFSWPPARAVPLIAGGERAIREAVEGAEDDREDGYAALRGVGAGPDDVLIAVAASGTTPWVLGAMQAARESGTLVIGLANNAGTPVLTGADCAVLLDTGPEIISGSTRLKAGTAQKIALNALSSALMVRLGKVYGNLMVDLKATNAKLEARAVRLVQHATGCEEPRARAALVEAGGQVKTAIVALRLGIPADEARARLDAAGGQARAALDAR; from the coding sequence ATGACGCACCCGACGAACCCCGATGCCCGCCTGCCCAATCCCGGCCTGCCCGATCCTCACCTGCCCGGTCCCGCCAGCCTGCGGACCGAGGCCGTGAATGCCGCCCACCCGGACCTGGACCAGCTGGGCACCGCCGACCTCGTGCAGGCGCTGCTGGACGACCAGCGGCACGCCGTGGACGCCGCCCGCCGCGCCGGTCCGGCCCTGGGATCGGCCGCCGACGCCGCGCTGCCCCGGCTGCGCCGCGGGGGACGACTGCTGTACGCCGGGGCGGGCACCAGCGGCCGCCTGGGTGTCCTGGACGCCACCGAACTGACTCCCACCTTCTCCTGGCCGCCCGCGCGGGCCGTGCCGCTGATCGCCGGGGGTGAGCGCGCCATCCGCGAGGCGGTCGAGGGCGCCGAGGACGACCGCGAGGACGGGTACGCCGCCCTGCGGGGAGTCGGGGCGGGGCCGGACGACGTGCTGATCGCCGTGGCGGCCAGCGGCACCACGCCCTGGGTGCTGGGCGCCATGCAGGCCGCGCGGGAGTCCGGCACGCTCGTGATCGGCCTGGCGAACAACGCGGGCACACCCGTCCTGACCGGGGCCGACTGCGCGGTGCTGCTCGACACGGGACCGGAGATCATCAGCGGCTCGACCCGCCTGAAGGCCGGAACCGCGCAGAAGATCGCCCTGAATGCCCTCTCGAGCGCGCTGATGGTGCGGCTGGGCAAGGTGTACGGCAACCTGATGGTGGACCTGAAGGCCACGAACGCCAAGCTGGAGGCCCGCGCCGTGCGGCTGGTGCAGCACGCCACCGGCTGCGAGGAGCCCCGGGCCCGCGCCGCGCTGGTCGAGGCCGGTGGGCAGGTGAAGACCGCCATCGTCGCGCTGCGCCTGGGCATTCCCGCCGACGAGGCCCGCGCCCGCCTGGACGCCGCGGGTGGGCAGGCCCGCGCCGCCCTGGACGCCCGGTGA
- a CDS encoding serine hydrolase domain-containing protein: MIPDRTAALLRAAVGPGGPSAAALGVVTASGERDTLIVGHTRHGGPALTGGEWWDLASLTKPLFTAREVLRAAEEGLLDLDDPLSRHLPDLGWMQETPLRERTLRQLLTHTAGLPAWTPMYTWGDAATIRARFLQEPWAMTDPGSVRYSDLGYGLLGRVLERVRTSSLRAFHLDPGLTFTPDAGQTVSTEVCAWRERLLTGETHDENAAALGGVAGHAGLFGTLNGTLAQAERLLRGGWLSPAAQQLAMTPQVPERTLAFVHACPGWSGGSLCSPQAAGHTGFTGTGLWIDPTRGLAWVLLTNRVHPTRHTTFDIQGLRRAVGNTLAAQDTPRVT, encoded by the coding sequence GTGATCCCGGACCGCACCGCGGCGCTGCTGCGCGCCGCCGTCGGGCCCGGCGGGCCCAGCGCGGCGGCCCTGGGGGTCGTCACGGCCAGCGGCGAGCGGGACACCCTGATCGTGGGCCACACCCGGCACGGCGGTCCGGCGCTGACCGGGGGCGAGTGGTGGGATCTGGCCAGCCTGACCAAACCGCTGTTCACCGCGCGCGAGGTGTTGCGTGCCGCCGAGGAGGGCCTGCTCGACCTGGACGATCCCCTATCGCGGCACCTGCCGGACCTGGGGTGGATGCAGGAGACGCCGCTGCGGGAGCGCACGCTGCGGCAGCTGCTCACCCACACCGCCGGGCTGCCGGCCTGGACACCGATGTACACCTGGGGCGACGCCGCGACCATCCGCGCCCGCTTCCTTCAGGAACCCTGGGCCATGACCGACCCCGGTTCCGTCCGGTACTCGGACCTGGGCTACGGCCTGCTGGGCCGCGTGCTGGAACGCGTCCGCACCTCCTCCCTGCGTGCCTTTCACCTCGACCCCGGCCTGACCTTCACGCCGGACGCCGGGCAGACGGTATCCACGGAAGTCTGCGCGTGGCGCGAGCGGCTCCTGACCGGCGAGACCCACGACGAGAATGCCGCCGCGCTGGGCGGCGTGGCCGGGCACGCGGGCCTGTTCGGCACCCTGAACGGCACGCTGGCGCAGGCCGAGCGGCTCCTGCGTGGCGGGTGGCTGTCCCCGGCGGCTCAGCAGCTCGCCATGACGCCGCAGGTGCCGGAACGGACCCTGGCGTTCGTGCACGCCTGCCCCGGCTGGAGCGGCGGCAGCCTGTGCAGCCCGCAAGCGGCCGGGCACACGGGCTTCACCGGCACCGGCCTGTGGATCGATCCGACGCGTGGGCTGGCGTGGGTGCTGCTCACGAACCGCGTGCACCCAACCCGCCATACCACGTTCGACATCCAGGGCCTGCGGCGCGCGGTGGGTAACACCCTGGCCGCGCAGGACACGCCCAGAGTCACGTGA
- a CDS encoding metal-sensitive transcriptional regulator encodes MPQPACHEPQHLCMPEDARKRAARRLNIARGHLESIIRMLDDPDAYCVDVLRQIKAVQGALSGAGEVVLRGHLQAHVATAAQRGDSEEIIEELMEALKYT; translated from the coding sequence ATGCCCCAGCCCGCCTGCCACGAACCCCAGCACCTGTGCATGCCCGAGGACGCCCGCAAGCGCGCCGCACGCCGACTGAACATCGCGCGCGGCCACCTCGAGAGCATCATCCGGATGCTCGACGACCCGGACGCCTACTGCGTGGACGTCCTGCGTCAGATCAAGGCCGTGCAGGGCGCCCTGAGCGGCGCGGGTGAGGTCGTGCTGCGCGGGCACCTGCAGGCCCACGTCGCCACCGCCGCCCAGCGCGGCGACAGCGAGGAGATCATCGAGGAACTCATGGAAGCCCTCAAGTACACCTGA
- a CDS encoding CopZ family metallochaperone, producing the protein MTTELTVTGMTCGHCEKAVREALQNVPGVQTVQVDRAAGHATVTGDADPQALVHAVTEEGYAAQVRA; encoded by the coding sequence ATGACCACTGAACTGACCGTCACCGGCATGACCTGCGGCCACTGCGAGAAAGCCGTCCGCGAAGCACTTCAGAACGTCCCCGGCGTCCAGACCGTCCAGGTCGACCGCGCCGCCGGACACGCCACCGTCACCGGCGACGCCGACCCGCAGGCCCTCGTGCACGCCGTCACCGAGGAAGGCTACGCCGCGCAGGTCCGCGCCTGA
- a CDS encoding DNA repair ATPase — protein sequence MTQEPLAGAGTPGTETGGSFEVLRRRLDALGAQVRAAAEGLNAARVAEYGDSRLSLLGRAHIRTAQASVGRDLVQVGDVMLFGFNVTHGLKARTELADVFALYRLTHEGGAFDVQPAALEGSFLTDSAFVRDFEELYAYYRHARLLQLEIRAGRLLASFQIGERLTDRRVFRWDLTGEGARYLDARGERDLSPLPPFDFEWTRAGRDQEVSGRFPHLNILDTLFVETAGGTLTVKVENNTETGEGIYSEPVEERTQGLDDATFEFARVGRLILLRVLPYREKTWRGLIFDTLTGRVTREDALTRGCVQLPEEHGIVFPGGYYLPGGEHRAFEGFTPGMALDRVVRSPNGEDVLFVFYDQDSGRSAFLVYNLIRREVQTPISAHGDAALPDGRMVLFQAEAEPTQVHAVQVWQTPFTSDVFAAQRPPGTSFLGRLGNAELVRGVSNLLALARAAQTPEVTAAQYAALAEQARRLPDTHHWLDDEHTGGARTLLRDVTAAAEAVLDEFEKVQALRAQAAQTLADVQGAVRRRLTTLDPEGWRSLPEFVTALAELTALRARLLTVRETRSIDVVAVDALLAEVQAAHARVGGATGSYLADPAALAPFHAQLDTLNTQVEAAGTTRELAAALEALGTLATELDVLSDLLGSLPAEDPVQRTQVVEGVSALYGRLNGVRARAEGQRRSLGSGELTARFAAQLALLAQTVTGALGTADTPEKAEEGLSRALLALEELEGQFGEHEAFLPDILARREETVEAFESRRQALLDERQRRAQGVADAADRILAGLPARAARLTDQDALNGFFAGDALVLKLRDLTLKLTELGDSVRAGDIEARLKAARDQALRTLRDRADLEGDGGALIRLGRHRFSVNTQALDLTLLPRGDHLALHLTGTQFMEPLRDPALDAGRAFWDVTVESESPDLSRAEFLAGEVLAAARAGQEGLTLDALRGLTPDARAGLVATFAAARYRQGFQRGVHDHDAALILNALLPLLDAAGPLVAPPEARALGAAFWAQADATWTARLTSARAVQALLGSGAALADARTALEGALRDFLTRVPLPVPDTVIPEAAAFLTEAAPDVGGAFPFTQAAADLNAALDGQLRAAGHPDALRVSLDALRDDPVQAWTLTCAWLDALTTRPEWHAHARFVPEAVALRLSGDALRAQPRAVTLDATVTGLLSDHPRLQGGTLHLQADDLLARLAAHARTFLPGLQAFQAQRQTVLTRERARLRLAEFQPRPLTSFVRNRLITDVYLPLIGDNLAKQIGAAGDGKRSDLMGLLLLISPPGYGKTTLMEYVAHRLGLVFVRVNGPSLGHAVRSLDPAQAPDAASRQELEKLNLALEMGGNVMLYVDDIQHTHPEFLQKFIALTDGTRRIEGVWNGEPRTYDLRGRRFAVVMAGNPYTETGEVFRIPDMLANRADVYNLGDVLGGMEDAFLLSYVENSLTSNAVLAPLAGRDLSDVPKLVARAQGHEYPGELSHPYSEAELTEILATLRLLLRARDTLARVNAAYITSAAQADRDRTEPPFKLQGSYRNMNKVAEKLSPVMNDAELDGVIGDHYRGEAQLLTTGAEENLLKLAELRGTLTPEQAARWAQIRENFARERRMGAADGDTGARMVAQLADIAGGLDRLSLPQAAPAPAPQAAAPTAPAEPLAAQLEPLLAPLLAALRDRPAPAPVTGDSDPLTGVVTPLLTALASVVQGQQATNAAVQDLAEVIRRRQNLTRPVSAPGPSGGRREDR from the coding sequence ATGACGCAGGAACCACTGGCCGGAGCGGGCACGCCCGGCACCGAGACGGGCGGCAGTTTCGAGGTGCTGCGCCGCCGCCTGGACGCGCTGGGCGCGCAGGTCCGCGCGGCCGCCGAGGGCCTGAACGCCGCGCGCGTCGCGGAGTACGGCGACAGTCGCCTGAGTCTGCTGGGCCGGGCGCACATCCGCACCGCGCAGGCCAGCGTCGGGCGGGATCTGGTGCAGGTCGGGGACGTGATGCTGTTCGGTTTCAACGTCACGCACGGCCTGAAGGCCCGCACGGAACTGGCGGACGTGTTCGCGCTGTACCGCCTGACGCATGAGGGGGGCGCGTTCGACGTGCAGCCCGCCGCGCTGGAGGGGTCGTTCCTGACCGATTCGGCGTTCGTGCGGGACTTCGAGGAACTGTACGCCTACTACCGGCACGCGCGGCTGCTGCAACTGGAGATCCGCGCGGGGCGGCTGCTGGCGTCGTTCCAGATCGGGGAGCGCCTGACCGACCGGCGGGTGTTCCGCTGGGACCTGACCGGGGAGGGCGCGCGGTACCTCGATGCGCGCGGCGAACGGGACCTCAGTCCGCTGCCGCCCTTCGATTTCGAGTGGACCCGCGCCGGGCGCGACCAGGAGGTCAGTGGGCGCTTCCCGCACCTGAACATCCTGGACACGCTGTTCGTGGAGACGGCGGGCGGCACGCTGACCGTGAAGGTCGAGAACAACACCGAGACCGGTGAAGGCATCTACAGCGAGCCGGTCGAGGAGCGCACCCAGGGTCTGGACGACGCGACCTTCGAGTTCGCGCGGGTGGGCCGCCTGATCCTGCTGCGCGTCCTGCCGTACCGGGAGAAGACGTGGCGCGGCCTGATCTTCGACACGCTGACCGGGCGGGTCACGCGCGAGGACGCCCTCACGCGCGGCTGCGTGCAGCTGCCCGAGGAGCACGGCATCGTCTTCCCCGGCGGATACTACCTGCCGGGCGGCGAGCACCGCGCCTTCGAGGGCTTCACGCCCGGCATGGCCCTGGACCGGGTCGTGCGCAGCCCGAACGGGGAGGACGTGCTGTTCGTCTTCTACGATCAGGATTCGGGCCGCAGCGCGTTTCTCGTGTACAACCTGATCCGCCGCGAGGTGCAGACGCCCATCAGCGCCCATGGGGACGCCGCGCTGCCCGACGGGCGGATGGTGCTGTTCCAGGCCGAGGCCGAGCCCACGCAGGTGCACGCGGTGCAGGTGTGGCAGACGCCCTTCACGAGTGACGTGTTCGCCGCGCAGCGCCCGCCCGGCACGTCGTTCCTGGGGCGGCTGGGGAACGCGGAACTCGTGCGGGGCGTGTCGAACCTCCTCGCCCTGGCGAGAGCCGCCCAGACGCCGGAGGTCACCGCTGCCCAGTACGCCGCCCTGGCCGAGCAGGCCCGCCGCCTGCCGGACACGCACCACTGGCTCGACGACGAGCACACGGGCGGCGCGCGCACGCTGCTGCGTGACGTCACCGCCGCCGCCGAGGCGGTGCTCGACGAGTTCGAGAAGGTGCAGGCCCTGCGCGCCCAGGCGGCCCAGACCCTCGCGGACGTGCAGGGCGCGGTCCGCCGCCGCCTGACGACCCTCGACCCGGAGGGGTGGCGCAGCCTGCCGGAGTTCGTGACCGCCCTGGCGGAACTGACCGCGCTGCGCGCCCGGCTGCTGACGGTGCGCGAGACCCGTTCCATCGACGTGGTCGCCGTGGACGCCCTGCTCGCGGAGGTGCAGGCCGCGCACGCGCGGGTGGGCGGCGCGACCGGCAGCTACCTGGCCGACCCGGCCGCCCTGGCCCCGTTCCACGCGCAGCTGGACACGCTGAACACGCAGGTGGAGGCGGCAGGGACCACCCGCGAGCTCGCCGCGGCGCTGGAGGCGCTGGGCACCCTGGCGACCGAACTGGACGTCCTGTCGGACCTGCTGGGCTCGCTGCCCGCCGAGGACCCGGTGCAGCGCACCCAGGTCGTCGAGGGGGTCTCGGCGCTGTACGGCCGCCTGAACGGCGTGCGCGCCCGCGCCGAGGGACAGCGCCGCAGCCTGGGAAGCGGGGAACTCACCGCGCGCTTCGCGGCGCAGCTGGCCCTGCTCGCGCAGACCGTCACGGGCGCGCTGGGCACCGCCGACACGCCCGAGAAGGCCGAGGAGGGCCTGTCCCGCGCGCTGCTGGCCCTGGAGGAACTCGAGGGGCAGTTCGGGGAGCATGAGGCGTTCCTGCCGGACATCCTCGCCCGGCGCGAGGAGACCGTGGAGGCCTTCGAGTCCCGCCGTCAGGCGCTGCTCGACGAGCGGCAGCGCCGCGCGCAGGGCGTCGCCGACGCTGCCGACCGCATCCTGGCAGGCCTCCCGGCGCGCGCGGCGCGCCTGACCGATCAGGACGCCCTGAACGGCTTCTTCGCCGGGGACGCGCTCGTGCTGAAACTGCGCGACCTGACCCTGAAACTGACCGAGCTGGGCGACAGCGTCCGCGCCGGGGACATCGAGGCCCGCCTGAAGGCCGCGCGCGATCAGGCGCTGCGGACCCTGCGCGACCGCGCCGACCTCGAAGGGGACGGCGGCGCCCTGATCCGCCTGGGCCGCCACCGCTTCAGCGTGAACACCCAGGCGCTGGACCTGACGCTGCTGCCGCGCGGGGATCACCTGGCGCTGCACCTGACCGGCACGCAGTTCATGGAGCCGCTGCGCGACCCGGCGCTCGACGCGGGCCGCGCGTTCTGGGACGTGACGGTGGAGAGCGAATCCCCGGACCTGTCCCGCGCGGAATTCCTGGCCGGGGAGGTCCTGGCCGCCGCGCGGGCGGGGCAGGAGGGCCTGACCCTGGACGCCCTGCGCGGCCTGACGCCGGACGCGCGGGCCGGACTGGTCGCCACCTTCGCCGCTGCCCGCTACCGCCAGGGGTTCCAGCGGGGCGTGCACGATCACGACGCCGCGCTGATCCTGAACGCGCTGTTGCCGCTGCTGGACGCCGCGGGGCCGCTCGTCGCCCCGCCGGAGGCCCGCGCGCTGGGCGCCGCGTTCTGGGCGCAGGCCGACGCGACCTGGACGGCGCGCCTGACCTCCGCGCGGGCGGTGCAGGCCCTGCTGGGCAGCGGCGCGGCCCTCGCGGACGCCCGCACGGCGCTGGAGGGCGCGCTGCGTGACTTCCTGACCCGCGTGCCGCTGCCCGTTCCCGACACCGTGATCCCGGAGGCCGCCGCGTTCCTGACTGAGGCCGCACCGGACGTGGGCGGGGCGTTCCCGTTCACGCAGGCCGCTGCCGACCTGAACGCCGCGCTGGACGGGCAGCTGCGCGCCGCCGGGCACCCCGACGCCCTGCGCGTCAGCCTGGACGCCCTGCGGGACGACCCGGTCCAGGCCTGGACGCTCACGTGCGCGTGGCTGGACGCCCTGACCACCCGGCCCGAGTGGCACGCCCACGCTCGCTTCGTGCCTGAGGCGGTCGCCCTGCGCCTGTCCGGGGACGCCCTGCGCGCCCAGCCGCGCGCGGTCACGCTGGACGCGACCGTCACGGGCCTCCTGAGCGACCACCCGCGCCTCCAGGGCGGCACGCTGCACCTCCAGGCGGACGACCTGCTCGCGCGGCTCGCCGCGCACGCCCGCACGTTCCTGCCCGGCCTGCAGGCCTTCCAGGCGCAGCGGCAGACGGTGCTGACCCGCGAGCGGGCCCGGCTGCGCCTCGCGGAATTCCAGCCGCGCCCGCTGACGTCCTTCGTGCGCAACCGCCTGATCACCGACGTGTACCTCCCCCTGATCGGGGACAACCTCGCCAAGCAGATCGGCGCGGCCGGGGACGGCAAACGCAGCGACCTGATGGGCCTGCTGCTGCTCATCTCCCCGCCCGGCTACGGCAAGACCACCCTGATGGAATACGTCGCGCACCGCCTGGGCCTCGTGTTCGTGCGCGTGAACGGCCCCAGCCTCGGTCACGCCGTGCGCTCGCTGGACCCGGCGCAGGCGCCGGACGCGGCCAGTCGGCAGGAACTGGAGAAACTCAACCTCGCGCTGGAGATGGGCGGGAACGTCATGCTGTACGTGGACGACATACAGCACACCCACCCGGAATTCCTGCAGAAGTTCATCGCCCTGACCGACGGCACCCGCCGCATCGAGGGCGTCTGGAACGGCGAGCCGCGCACCTACGACCTGCGCGGGCGGCGCTTCGCGGTCGTCATGGCCGGGAACCCGTACACCGAGACCGGCGAGGTGTTCCGCATCCCCGACATGCTCGCCAACCGCGCCGACGTCTACAACCTCGGTGACGTGCTCGGCGGCATGGAGGACGCCTTCCTGCTCTCGTACGTGGAGAACAGCCTGACCAGCAACGCGGTGCTCGCGCCGCTGGCCGGACGGGACCTGAGCGACGTCCCGAAACTCGTCGCCCGCGCCCAGGGTCACGAGTATCCCGGCGAGCTGTCGCACCCGTACAGCGAGGCGGAACTCACCGAGATTCTCGCCACGCTGCGCCTGCTGCTGCGCGCCCGCGACACGCTGGCCCGCGTGAACGCCGCTTACATCACCAGCGCCGCCCAGGCCGACCGCGACCGCACCGAACCGCCCTTCAAGCTCCAGGGCAGCTACCGCAACATGAACAAGGTCGCCGAGAAGCTCAGCCCCGTCATGAACGACGCGGAACTCGACGGCGTGATCGGCGACCACTACCGCGGCGAGGCGCAGCTCCTCACGACCGGCGCCGAGGAGAACCTCCTGAAACTCGCCGAACTGCGCGGCACGCTGACCCCCGAGCAGGCGGCGCGCTGGGCGCAGATCCGTGAGAACTTCGCCCGCGAACGCCGCATGGGCGCCGCCGACGGAGACACCGGCGCGCGCATGGTGGCGCAGCTCGCGGACATCGCGGGCGGCCTGGACCGCCTGAGTCTGCCCCAAGCCGCACCGGCTCCGGCTCCCCAGGCGGCGGCGCCCACCGCTCCGGCCGAGCCGCTGGCCGCGCAACTTGAACCCCTGCTCGCCCCACTCCTGGCCGCGCTGCGCGACCGCCCGGCGCCCGCACCCGTTACGGGCGACTCCGACCCGCTGACCGGAGTCGTCACGCCCCTGCTCACCGCGCTGGCCAGCGTCGTGCAGGGGCAGCAGGCCACGAACGCCGCCGTGCAGGACCTCGCGGAGGTCATCCGCCGGCGGCAGAACCTGACGCGGCCCGTCAGTGCCCCCGGCCCGTCCGGTGGTCGGCGCGAGGACCGCTGA
- a CDS encoding NfeD family protein, whose protein sequence is MTEFLHVALSFPTAPWTALLTLIAAAALLALLGAIDGISGGGEGLLDSLLVRVGLNGVPLLPVALALTLTGWLSCYLGQLLLLPLVAPAGRGPVAVALLFGSAALGALAARAVARPLRRFVQGQDALARTQLLGRVAVVESGTLASTGRVSVQDGGAGLMLDARSDGDTLRRGERVILVEHDPATHIFTVRRADPTDS, encoded by the coding sequence GTGACCGAGTTCCTGCACGTGGCGCTGTCGTTCCCGACCGCGCCCTGGACGGCCCTGCTGACGCTGATCGCGGCGGCGGCGCTGCTGGCCCTGCTGGGCGCCATCGACGGGATCTCCGGCGGGGGTGAGGGCCTGCTCGACAGTCTGCTCGTGCGGGTCGGCCTGAACGGCGTGCCGCTGCTGCCCGTCGCGCTGGCCCTGACCCTGACCGGCTGGCTGAGCTGCTACCTGGGCCAGCTGCTGCTCCTGCCGCTCGTCGCCCCCGCGGGGCGCGGCCCTGTGGCCGTTGCGCTGCTGTTCGGTTCCGCGGCCCTCGGCGCGCTGGCCGCGCGGGCGGTCGCCCGTCCCCTGCGGCGCTTCGTGCAGGGGCAGGACGCCCTAGCCCGCACGCAGCTGCTGGGCCGCGTGGCGGTCGTCGAATCCGGCACCCTCGCCTCGACCGGTCGCGTGAGCGTTCAGGACGGCGGCGCGGGCCTGATGCTCGACGCCCGCAGCGACGGCGACACCCTGCGGCGCGGCGAACGCGTGATCCTCGTCGAGCACGACCCGGCCACCCACATCTTCACCGTCCGCCGCGCGGACCCGACCGATTCCTGA